Genomic window (Rathayibacter sp. VKM Ac-2760):
CGGCGCCGGCGTGATCGGCGGCCGTCACCGTGGCGACGCCGTCGCCGGCGAAGACGAGCAGCTGCCCGTGCGCGCCGTGCAGGCGCCAGCCCGGGCCGGGGCCGTCCCAGCCGGCGAGGGCGTAGCGCTCGTAGCCGGGACCGGTGCCCGCGGCGACCCAGTCGGAGTGCAGGGCGTCGACCCACTCGGGCGCGACGATCCGCTCGCCGCGCCACCGGCCGCGGTCGCGGATGAGACGGCCGATCCGGGCCAGCTCCTCCGTGCGCAGGGCGAGTCCGCTGCCGGCGACGATGCGGCCGTTCGGGCAGCGCTCCCACTCCGCACCCCCGAGGCCGAGCGGAGCGAGGAGCCGGCGGTCGATGTAGTCGCCGACGTCGCCGACGCGCGACTCCAGGAGGCGCATCGCCGTGTAGGTGCTGGCGTTGGAGTACTGGAAGACCGGGCCGCGCGAGGGGCGGCGGAGGAACTCGACGGCGAGGTCGGGCCAGTCGGTCATCAGCGTGGGCGACCAGGGCAGATCGATGCCGCTGGTCATGCTCAGCAGCCGGCGCAGCGTGAGCTCCGCGACTCCCTCGCCGAGATCATCGGTGACGGTCGCCGCGAGGGCGGCGAGCGGCTCGTCGAGCGAGACCAGGCCCTCGTCGACGGCGACACCCGCGGCCAGCACGCAGACGCCCTTGGCGACGGAGTGGACGTCCTCGCGGACGTCCGGCGTCCAGCGGTGCTCGGCCGTGTCGTCGCCGATCAGCACGTGCAGGCCGTGG
Coding sequences:
- a CDS encoding serine hydrolase, which encodes MTAAQTPTAAQTPTAAQSVRDRLVEHIDAVDFGAHGLHVLIGDDTAEHRWTPDVREDVHSVAKGVCVLAAGVAVDEGLVSLDEPLAALAATVTDDLGEGVAELTLRRLLSMTSGIDLPWSPTLMTDWPDLAVEFLRRPSRGPVFQYSNASTYTAMRLLESRVGDVGDYIDRRLLAPLGLGGAEWERCPNGRIVAGSGLALRTEELARIGRLIRDRGRWRGERIVAPEWVDALHSDWVAAGTGPGYERYALAGWDGPGPGWRLHGAHGQLLVFAGDGVATVTAADHAGADAIAAALTAELAAAH